Proteins encoded together in one Formosa sp. Hel3_A1_48 window:
- the trkA gene encoding Trk system potassium transporter TrkA, translating to MKIIIAGAGEVGFHLAKLLSYESQEIILIDLDKERLAYAETHLDIKVVKGDITSVSVLKESNIANADLFVSVTSSQTANITSCVLAKQLGAKRTIARISNTEFIEHKDEVGFETLGIDELISPESLASSEIELLLNQSVFNDTYAFEDGALTMLGLTLSADAKIIDKQVKVAAQLLSDIHFIPIAIQRYGSHLTLIPRGDTVFKEGDRVVFITSEGGDEELCKLTGKRKTQIKDIMILGGGQIGAITAKELSKTDFNIKIVEKSKERALELADQLSNALVINGDGRNVELLEEENINAMDAFISVTGNSETNIMSCLVAKSKGVKKTIALVENMDYFALSHSIGVDTLINKKLLAANSIFRYVRKGEVVAMTKLANMKAELLEFVVKPTSRICYQFIKEVDFPRAAIIGGVIRNESGIIALGDFKIEPGDRVVVCCLPEAISKVERLFF from the coding sequence ATGAAAATTATTATTGCCGGCGCTGGAGAAGTCGGATTTCACTTGGCAAAGCTTTTGTCCTACGAATCTCAGGAAATCATACTTATTGATTTGGACAAAGAACGGCTAGCCTATGCAGAAACACATTTGGATATAAAAGTTGTTAAAGGCGATATCACTTCAGTATCTGTATTGAAAGAATCGAATATAGCAAATGCAGATTTATTTGTTTCAGTAACTTCATCTCAAACAGCAAATATCACCTCTTGCGTCTTGGCCAAACAATTAGGCGCCAAGCGCACTATTGCCCGGATTTCCAATACCGAGTTCATTGAGCATAAAGACGAAGTTGGCTTTGAGACTTTAGGTATTGATGAGCTTATTTCGCCTGAATCCTTGGCTTCTTCAGAAATAGAATTGCTTCTCAATCAATCTGTTTTTAATGACACATATGCCTTTGAAGATGGAGCCCTTACAATGCTGGGCTTAACCCTTTCCGCGGATGCAAAAATCATTGACAAACAAGTAAAAGTAGCGGCTCAATTACTTTCGGATATTCATTTTATCCCCATAGCAATCCAAAGATACGGTTCTCATCTCACGCTTATCCCAAGAGGAGATACTGTTTTTAAGGAAGGAGACCGTGTTGTTTTTATTACATCTGAAGGAGGAGATGAGGAATTATGCAAACTCACAGGTAAACGAAAAACTCAAATTAAAGATATAATGATTTTGGGAGGTGGGCAAATTGGGGCTATCACCGCCAAAGAACTCTCAAAAACTGATTTCAATATAAAAATTGTTGAAAAATCTAAAGAACGTGCCCTTGAATTGGCCGATCAACTCAGTAATGCACTCGTAATCAATGGAGATGGAAGAAACGTTGAACTCTTAGAGGAAGAAAATATTAATGCAATGGATGCCTTTATTTCAGTTACTGGAAATTCAGAGACAAATATCATGTCTTGTTTAGTAGCGAAATCAAAAGGAGTCAAAAAGACTATAGCTTTGGTCGAAAATATGGATTATTTTGCGCTTTCGCATTCCATTGGAGTAGATACTCTAATAAATAAAAAATTGCTTGCAGCCAACAGCATTTTTAGATATGTACGAAAAGGTGAGGTAGTAGCAATGACTAAGCTTGCTAATATGAAAGCCGAATTATTGGAATTCGTTGTGAAGCCAACATCAAGAATATGTTATCAATTCATCAAAGAAGTTGACTTTCCTAGAGCAGCAATCATTGGCGGGGTAATAAGGAATGAATCAGGGATCATTGCTTTAGGAGATTTTAAAATTGAACCTGGAGACCGTGTCGTAGTCTGTTGTCTGCCTGAGGCAATTAGCAAGGTCGAGCGTCTTTTCTTCTAA
- the ubiE gene encoding bifunctional demethylmenaquinone methyltransferase/2-methoxy-6-polyprenyl-1,4-benzoquinol methylase UbiE, with the protein MSKKITPYKDSSLSKKEQIAKMFDTISNEYDGLNRVISFGIDIKWRKKVVKIVANKNPESVLDIATGTGDLAINLTQTNAKKIIGLDISEGMLEVGRKKIDQKKLNDTINMVVGDSENLPFDDNSFDAITVAFGVRNFEHLEVGLSEILRVLKPNGVFVVLETSVPTKFPFRQGYFLYTKILLPIIGKLFSKDKDAYSYLSSSAAKFPYGKAFNNILTKTGFISTQSFAQTFGVATIYTASKQ; encoded by the coding sequence ATGTCCAAAAAGATAACGCCCTACAAAGACAGTTCACTCTCCAAAAAGGAACAAATTGCTAAAATGTTTGATACTATTTCAAACGAGTATGATGGTTTGAATCGTGTTATATCATTTGGAATAGATATAAAATGGCGTAAAAAAGTCGTTAAAATTGTAGCTAATAAAAATCCCGAATCCGTTCTAGATATTGCCACTGGAACAGGAGATTTGGCTATTAATCTAACCCAAACCAATGCCAAAAAAATAATTGGCTTGGACATCAGTGAAGGGATGTTAGAAGTTGGACGAAAAAAAATAGATCAAAAAAAATTAAATGATACTATTAATATGGTTGTGGGAGATTCGGAAAATTTACCTTTCGACGACAATAGCTTTGATGCTATAACCGTAGCCTTTGGGGTTCGTAATTTTGAGCACTTGGAGGTTGGTCTATCAGAAATATTAAGGGTACTAAAACCCAATGGAGTATTTGTGGTTCTGGAAACTTCAGTACCGACAAAATTTCCATTTAGACAAGGCTATTTTTTGTACACAAAAATCTTACTGCCCATCATTGGAAAATTGTTCTCTAAGGACAAAGATGCTTACAGTTATTTAAGCTCATCTGCGGCAAAATTTCCCTATGGTAAAGCCTTCAACAATATTTTGACAAAAACAGGGTTTATATCAACACAATCCTTTGCACAAACATTTGGCGTGGCAACAATTTATACTGCATCGAAACAATGA
- the porT gene encoding type IX secretion/gliding motility protein PorT/SprT: MRTKILISFLFFSISIFESEAQLFTKERLLNNENFDKAPLSYGYYLGFNSYDFNIDYKTNVKDIQVLKAVGFNVGLIGNVRINDYFDIRLEPGLVMSNRTLSYSNTYFDGLTYEEKDLEREIRSTYIHIPLLIKISTKRINNIKPFIVGGISTALNLSSNQDNPDDNSNGNFRMIKNNVFYELGVGIDIYLTWFKFTPSLRGVFSLNDEHVPDFDANSPWTSNIDQMQTRGLFINFTFQ; encoded by the coding sequence ATGAGAACAAAAATTCTAATTAGTTTTCTTTTTTTTAGCATATCAATATTTGAGAGTGAAGCTCAGCTCTTTACAAAAGAACGCTTGTTGAATAATGAAAATTTTGACAAAGCTCCACTATCTTACGGATATTATTTAGGTTTTAATAGTTATGATTTTAATATCGACTACAAAACTAATGTTAAAGATATACAGGTCTTAAAAGCTGTAGGTTTTAATGTTGGGCTAATTGGTAATGTTAGAATCAACGATTATTTTGATATTCGTTTGGAACCAGGACTCGTGATGTCAAACAGGACCTTAAGCTACAGCAATACTTACTTTGATGGTCTTACTTATGAGGAAAAAGACCTAGAACGTGAAATACGATCTACTTACATTCATATTCCACTACTAATTAAAATTTCAACAAAGCGAATCAACAACATCAAACCATTTATCGTTGGTGGAATATCTACTGCACTAAACCTGTCCAGCAATCAAGACAATCCGGATGATAACAGCAATGGTAATTTTAGAATGATAAAAAATAATGTATTCTACGAATTAGGAGTTGGCATAGATATTTATCTTACTTGGTTTAAATTTACCCCATCGCTGAGAGGGGTATTTTCGTTGAATGATGAGCATGTTCCGGATTTTGATGCCAACAGCCCTTGGACCAGCAACATCGATCAAATGCAAACCCGTGGCCTTTTTATAAATTTCACGTTTCAGTAG
- a CDS encoding TrmH family RNA methyltransferase, with the protein MLTKNQTKRILSLSKKKQRSQEQMFVSEGVKVTQEFLDAQYEPIEIFSTDSFYAQYSNAFVHISTQELSKISSLKTPNKVLAIFCIPKPKPIDDSALILALDDLNNPGNLGTIIRLCDWFGIRDLVCSPATVDCYNSKVIQAAMGSHTRVNINYTALAPLIKSADNAMGTFMEGTSVYASNFPNSGILVFGNEANGISENISSLLTEKLSIPRFGAFKKTESLNVANAVSIFLSEYRRRSTET; encoded by the coding sequence ATGTTAACTAAAAACCAAACAAAGCGAATACTTAGTTTAAGTAAAAAAAAGCAGCGTTCTCAAGAGCAAATGTTTGTTTCTGAAGGAGTTAAGGTTACCCAAGAGTTTTTAGATGCCCAGTATGAACCTATTGAGATTTTTTCAACAGATTCGTTTTATGCGCAGTATTCCAATGCTTTTGTTCATATCAGTACTCAAGAGCTTTCCAAGATAAGTAGCCTAAAAACACCCAATAAAGTTTTAGCTATTTTTTGCATTCCCAAACCCAAACCTATTGACGATTCTGCTCTGATCTTAGCTCTTGATGATTTAAATAATCCTGGAAATTTAGGAACAATTATTCGACTTTGCGATTGGTTTGGTATACGCGATTTGGTATGTAGTCCAGCAACTGTTGATTGTTATAACTCAAAAGTTATCCAAGCCGCAATGGGTTCACATACAAGAGTAAATATTAATTACACCGCTTTGGCGCCTCTTATTAAATCTGCCGATAATGCCATGGGAACTTTTATGGAAGGAACTTCTGTTTATGCTTCAAATTTTCCGAACTCAGGTATATTGGTGTTTGGAAATGAAGCCAATGGTATTTCGGAAAATATATCTTCCTTGCTTACGGAAAAACTTTCTATTCCTAGGTTTGGTGCTTTCAAAAAAACAGAAAGTCTTAACGTTGCCAATGCTGTGTCAATTTTTTTAAGCGAATATAGAAGACGTTCTACTGAAACGTGA
- the tamL gene encoding translocation and assembly module lipoprotein TamL has translation MLKDSLKKIFFIYSVAYICTACDAVKRVGSEDRLLVKNSFTVNGKNTKSETLSKLSFQQVNSTILGIPVRLHIYNLARPNKDSIFEKWLNKHPKRKQRLINKFSKKQLDQLKKSSLGFNSWLKKTGEVPSILDSLKIKKTKLNLERYYFSKGWFDRKIEYEIDTLGNKRATLAYKIQTGTAYNIGAIKTNIETPVLELLFEKSKENSFIKKGKQFDISDFENERNRLTTHFRNSGVYHFSQDYISFENDTIGTKHNVDLEINIPNRILRTQDSTIQEPFKTYRIKEVNIFTDASFKNRNESEPKKTATHDGFNFYNYGALKYKPKAITNAVLVNKGDLYSDLDRKRTYGYLSQLNSFKYPNIEYIENSIDSTLTANIYLNPRKKYGLGFDFDISQSNIQKIGFSFSSGVLIRNILRGAETLEISALGAIGASKDGAKSEDQFFDINELGADIKLNIPRLFFPFNTEKIIPKYMSPTSQLSMGFTSQKNIGLDKRTLNGRLSYNWNPKQSKTNNLDLINLQYVRNLNPGNYFSVYQNSFNRLENIALNSYPTPNDYLVSNPDGSNALDLSRADDFIGLVSSDATFQNTNPNDFRSVRNIKERKNRLTQNNFILASNFSLINDNRENNYDTDFSIFRFKLELAGNILNGAADLLNLKKNDNGEFEINNVAFSQYAKTEIDYIKLWDLGRNNVLALRTFLGIAVPLGNSNNIPFSKSFFAGGSNDNRAWTAYNLGPGRSDNNNEFNEANMKIAFSLEHRYNLFGQLDGAFFVDAGNIWNVLDEVEDPKATFDSFKSLKDIALGAGIGLRYDFDFFILRLDTGFKTYNPALSKDQRWLRDFNFGNAVYNIGINYPF, from the coding sequence TTGTTGAAGGATTCGCTAAAAAAAATATTTTTTATTTATTCAGTTGCTTACATCTGCACCGCTTGCGACGCCGTCAAAAGAGTTGGAAGCGAGGACCGTTTGTTAGTAAAAAACTCCTTCACAGTCAATGGAAAAAACACAAAATCTGAAACACTATCCAAACTTTCATTTCAACAAGTTAATAGTACAATACTAGGAATACCTGTTCGACTTCATATATACAATCTGGCACGCCCCAATAAAGATTCAATATTTGAAAAATGGCTGAATAAACACCCCAAACGAAAGCAACGCCTAATTAATAAATTTTCTAAAAAACAGCTGGATCAACTCAAAAAATCATCTTTGGGCTTCAACAGTTGGTTGAAAAAAACTGGTGAAGTACCAAGTATTTTAGATAGTTTAAAAATCAAAAAAACAAAACTAAATCTCGAACGTTATTATTTTTCAAAAGGTTGGTTTGATAGAAAAATTGAATATGAAATCGACACTTTAGGTAATAAACGAGCAACATTAGCTTATAAAATTCAAACAGGTACAGCTTACAACATTGGAGCTATTAAAACTAATATAGAAACGCCAGTTTTAGAATTATTATTCGAGAAAAGTAAAGAAAATTCATTCATTAAAAAAGGGAAACAATTTGATATATCAGATTTTGAAAATGAACGAAACCGATTAACAACACACTTTAGGAACTCTGGAGTTTATCACTTTTCACAAGACTATATAAGTTTTGAAAACGATACGATCGGAACCAAACATAATGTAGACCTTGAAATCAATATTCCTAATAGAATATTGAGAACCCAAGACAGTACAATTCAGGAACCCTTTAAAACATACCGCATCAAAGAGGTGAATATTTTTACAGATGCATCTTTCAAAAACAGGAATGAGTCTGAGCCTAAAAAAACCGCAACACACGATGGCTTTAACTTTTATAATTATGGCGCATTAAAATACAAACCAAAAGCCATAACGAATGCTGTTTTAGTAAATAAAGGTGACTTATATAGTGATTTGGATAGGAAGCGAACTTATGGATATTTAAGTCAGTTAAACTCGTTTAAATACCCCAATATTGAATATATCGAAAATAGCATTGATTCAACATTAACCGCAAACATTTACCTTAACCCAAGAAAAAAATATGGTTTGGGATTTGACTTTGACATTTCTCAAAGTAATATTCAAAAAATTGGATTTTCGTTCAGTTCTGGGGTTTTGATACGAAATATTTTAAGGGGTGCTGAAACCTTAGAAATCTCTGCTTTGGGAGCTATTGGGGCCTCAAAAGACGGAGCTAAATCTGAAGATCAGTTTTTTGATATTAATGAGCTTGGCGCAGATATAAAACTTAATATTCCTAGACTATTTTTCCCATTCAATACTGAGAAAATCATTCCAAAATATATGTCCCCAACATCACAGCTAAGCATGGGCTTCACTAGTCAAAAAAATATAGGTTTGGATAAACGTACACTAAACGGGCGATTGAGCTACAATTGGAATCCCAAACAAAGCAAGACAAACAACCTAGATCTAATTAATTTACAATATGTTAGAAATCTAAACCCTGGAAATTACTTTAGTGTATACCAAAACTCTTTCAATAGACTTGAAAACATTGCATTAAACAGCTACCCAACTCCAAATGATTATTTAGTTTCAAATCCAGATGGATCAAATGCATTAGACTTATCGAGAGCTGATGATTTCATAGGGCTTGTAAGTTCAGATGCAACTTTCCAAAACACAAATCCTAATGATTTTCGAAGTGTTAGGAACATCAAGGAACGTAAAAATAGATTAACCCAAAACAACTTTATCCTTGCAAGTAATTTCAGCCTAATAAATGACAATAGGGAAAATAATTACGATACAGATTTTTCAATCTTTCGTTTTAAGCTAGAGCTGGCCGGAAATATTCTAAACGGAGCAGCAGATTTATTGAATTTGAAAAAAAATGACAATGGGGAGTTCGAAATAAATAATGTGGCTTTTTCCCAATATGCCAAAACAGAAATCGATTACATCAAGCTCTGGGATTTGGGTCGAAATAATGTTCTTGCACTTAGAACTTTTTTAGGTATTGCTGTTCCGCTTGGAAACTCTAATAACATTCCTTTTTCCAAAAGTTTTTTCGCTGGAGGATCAAATGACAACCGCGCTTGGACAGCCTACAACCTAGGACCAGGTCGTTCCGATAATAATAATGAATTCAACGAAGCGAATATGAAAATTGCATTTAGTCTTGAACACAGGTATAATTTATTTGGTCAACTTGATGGTGCTTTTTTTGTAGATGCAGGAAATATATGGAATGTTCTTGATGAAGTTGAAGACCCCAAAGCAACTTTTGACAGCTTCAAATCATTAAAAGATATTGCTTTAGGTGCCGGAATTGGACTTCGATATGATTTTGATTTTTTTATTCTACGCCTTGACACAGGATTCAAAACATACAACCCCGCCCTTTCCAAAGATCAACGTTGGCTACGTGATTTTAATTTCGGAAACGCAGTGTACAACATTGGAATCAATTATCCATTTTAG
- the fbaA gene encoding class II fructose-bisphosphate aldolase — protein MSHSIQPGVATGREVQKIFKLAKEKGFALPAVNVIGSNTINSVLETAKALNAPVIIQFSNGGGQFNAGKGLSNDNQKAAIAGSIAGAKHVHEMAEAYGVPVILHTDHCAKKLLPWIDGLLDASEKHFEETGKSLYSSHMIDLSEEPLEENIEICKAYLKRMSKMGMTLEIELGITGGEEDGVDNSDVDVSKLYTQPEEVAYAYEELSKVSDQFTIAAAFGNVHGVYKPGNVKLTPKILKNSQEYITEKYGVSENHIDFVFHGGSGSTVEEIREAIGYGVIKMNIDTDLQYAFMTGVRDDFKKNQDYLAAQIGNPEGEDVPNKKYYDPRRWLRQGEQTFVARLKKAFEDLNNVDTL, from the coding sequence ATGAGTCATTCAATACAACCTGGTGTAGCCACAGGACGCGAAGTTCAAAAGATTTTCAAACTTGCAAAAGAAAAAGGATTTGCACTACCTGCTGTTAATGTAATCGGATCAAATACGATCAATAGTGTTCTTGAAACTGCAAAAGCACTTAATGCGCCTGTCATCATTCAGTTTTCAAATGGTGGTGGTCAATTCAATGCTGGAAAAGGTCTTTCCAACGACAATCAAAAAGCGGCTATTGCAGGCTCAATTGCTGGCGCTAAACACGTTCATGAAATGGCGGAGGCTTATGGCGTTCCAGTAATTCTTCATACCGACCACTGTGCAAAAAAATTGTTGCCATGGATCGATGGTTTATTAGATGCTTCTGAAAAACATTTTGAAGAAACAGGAAAATCACTTTACAGCTCACACATGATTGATCTTTCGGAAGAGCCCCTTGAAGAAAATATTGAAATCTGTAAAGCATACTTAAAAAGAATGTCTAAAATGGGAATGACACTCGAAATTGAATTAGGCATCACAGGTGGCGAAGAGGATGGTGTTGACAATAGCGATGTAGACGTTTCAAAATTGTACACACAACCTGAAGAGGTGGCTTATGCTTATGAAGAATTGAGTAAAGTAAGCGACCAGTTTACCATCGCAGCGGCATTTGGAAATGTTCATGGGGTATACAAACCTGGGAACGTGAAGCTAACTCCAAAAATTCTCAAGAACTCCCAAGAATATATTACTGAAAAATATGGCGTTTCTGAAAACCATATTGATTTTGTTTTCCATGGGGGATCTGGCTCAACTGTTGAAGAAATTCGTGAAGCAATTGGATATGGTGTAATTAAAATGAATATTGATACCGATCTTCAATATGCATTCATGACAGGAGTTCGTGATGATTTTAAGAAAAATCAAGATTATTTGGCGGCACAAATTGGAAATCCAGAAGGCGAAGATGTACCAAATAAAAAATACTACGACCCGAGACGTTGGTTAAGACAAGGAGAACAAACATTTGTTGCGCGTCTAAAAAAGGCCTTCGAGGATTTGAACAATGTAGATACATTGTAA
- the accD gene encoding acetyl-CoA carboxylase, carboxyltransferase subunit beta, whose product MAWFKRTDKGIQTPTEAKRDTPKGLWYKSPTGKIIETEELERNFFVSPEDGYHVRIGSNEYFNLLFDDNKFKELDKKVTSKDPLKFTDKKKYIDRLKAAQEKTKLNDAVRTAVGKSKGKDLVVACMDFSFIGGSMGSVVGEKIARAADYSLKKKLPFMIISKSGGARMMEAALSLMQLAKTSAKLAQLADAGIPYISLCTDPTTGGTTASFAMLGDINISEPGALIGFAGPRVVRDTTGKELPEGFQTAEFVLEHGFLDFITHREYLKDKVNQYIDLILNQPIRA is encoded by the coding sequence ATGGCGTGGTTTAAAAGAACAGACAAAGGAATTCAGACTCCTACAGAAGCGAAGCGTGACACCCCAAAAGGCTTGTGGTACAAATCGCCAACCGGAAAAATCATTGAAACAGAAGAATTAGAACGTAATTTCTTTGTCAGCCCAGAAGACGGATACCACGTACGTATAGGTAGTAATGAATATTTTAATCTTTTATTTGATGACAACAAATTTAAAGAGCTTGATAAGAAAGTAACTTCCAAAGATCCTCTAAAATTTACTGACAAAAAAAAATATATTGACCGCCTAAAAGCTGCACAAGAAAAAACAAAACTCAATGATGCTGTACGAACAGCTGTTGGGAAGTCCAAAGGCAAAGACTTAGTCGTGGCTTGTATGGATTTTAGTTTTATTGGAGGTTCGATGGGAAGTGTTGTAGGAGAAAAAATTGCTCGTGCTGCAGATTACTCGCTAAAGAAAAAGCTTCCATTCATGATCATTTCAAAATCAGGGGGAGCACGAATGATGGAAGCCGCGTTATCGTTGATGCAACTGGCGAAAACCTCAGCAAAACTAGCACAATTGGCCGATGCAGGTATTCCTTACATTTCATTGTGTACCGATCCCACAACAGGCGGTACAACAGCATCTTTTGCAATGCTAGGTGATATTAACATCAGTGAACCTGGAGCACTTATAGGCTTTGCAGGGCCACGTGTTGTTCGTGATACGACTGGAAAAGAATTACCAGAAGGGTTTCAAACTGCTGAATTTGTCTTAGAACATGGCTTTTTGGATTTTATTACACACCGTGAATATTTAAAAGACAAAGTCAATCAATACATCGATTTGATCTTGAATCAACCGATCAGAGCATAA
- the rpsO gene encoding 30S ribosomal protein S15 — protein sequence MYLTKETKEEIFKKYGKDAKNTGSAEGQIALFTHRINHLTDHLKQNRKDFNTERSLVKLVGKRRSLLDYLIKKDILRYRAIVKELGLRK from the coding sequence ATGTACTTAACAAAAGAAACAAAAGAAGAAATCTTTAAAAAATACGGAAAAGATGCTAAAAATACCGGTTCTGCTGAAGGCCAAATTGCATTATTTACACACCGTATCAATCACCTCACCGACCACTTAAAGCAAAACCGAAAAGACTTTAATACAGAGCGTTCATTGGTAAAGCTTGTAGGAAAGCGTCGATCTCTATTGGATTATTTAATTAAAAAAGATATCCTTAGGTACCGTGCGATTGTTAAAGAGTTAGGATTAAGAAAATAA